One Primulina huaijiensis isolate GDHJ02 chromosome 5, ASM1229523v2, whole genome shotgun sequence DNA segment encodes these proteins:
- the LOC140977620 gene encoding uncharacterized protein, with the protein MEKRRDVRRIWFLHISNFALPKIKLRRIELGDLGLHVSNSTLCRKRISKLMLSKTSNDPLPSSSRSTLKTKKLKSNNEVALDPLEGNNPYYERDPGKRIRIWEYPFDKKDDVRREYVGMRPYQPIYEYPLVDFKHKKRSFQFSWFVKFPWLEFSKIKERAFCFPCYLFDVPSSYQKKFTVEGFKNWKRVNCKTCPRKRHEGDCNSLHSTAMQKWESLKNVSQHIDRRMNKQSENIVKQNRLLIKTSIRAVRWLALQGCAFRGHDESVDSHNRGNFLELVKFQGELSKEIGDIILDKASKNAKYTSPSIQQEILKIIADLLRSKIRDEVRDAKFCILVDEAVDESHRSQMAIVLRYVDCDGFVREIFFEVVGVDDTNSLTLKTHICIILTQHKLLIENMRGQGYDGAGNMRGEWNGLQALFLKDSPFAYYIHCFAHRLQLMLKRHSQLKSIREDEIIDLIESGELGIGTGVNQASTLQRPASTRWSSHYASVSRVIELFGSVCTLLKDFMGGSLPLVYVRRLKLVMLKLMDLNTRFTEQSIELLTLCEALNPSDGFKSFSESAIYSLIDKFYPNDFSQDDMKHLKTQLDHYKLDVFEDPRFKDVDSLPKLCLLLIETKKSRIYFIIDRLIRLVLNLPVSTATTERAFLGMKLLKTPLCNKMELEYLNNAMVLYIEREIAHDIDIDYIIDIFDLLKNRRLRLK; encoded by the exons ATGGAGAAGAGGAGAGACGTGAGGAGAATTTGGTTTTTGCATATCTCGAATTTTGCACTACCTAAGATTAAGTTGAGGCGAATTGAACTTGGTGATTTAGGACTGCATGTTTCGAATTCTACACTGTGTAGGAAGAGAATTTCGAAGTTGATG TTATCAAAAACATCAAATGATCCTCTTCCGTCAAGTTCAAGATCTACATTGAAAACCAAAAAACTCAAATCTAACAATGAAGTTGCTCTCGATCCATTAGAAGGAAATAATCCATATTATGAGCGTGATCCTGGGAAACGAATTAGAATATGGGAATATCCATTTGATAAAAAAGATGATGTTCGAAGAGAATATGTTGGTATGAGACCATATCAACCTATATATGAATATCCACTTGTTGATTTTAAGCATAAAAAACGTAGTTTTCAGTTTTCTTGGTTCGTAAAATTTCCATGGCTTGagttttctaaaataaaagaaagagcaTTTTGTTTCCCGTGTTATCTTTTTGATGTTCCTTCATCATATCAGAAGAAATTTACGGTTGAAGGATTTAAGAATTGGAAAAGAGTGAATTGCAAAACATGTCCAAGGAAAAGACATGAAGGAGATTGCAATTCATTACATAGTACTGCTATGCAAAAATGGGAGAGCTTGAAAAATGTATCTCAACATATCGATAGAAGGATGAATAAACAATCTGAGAATATTGTAAAGCAAAACAGATTGCTTATAAAGACATCAATTAGAGCTGTAAGATGGCTAGCATTACAAGGGTGTGCATTCAGAGGACATGATGAGTCTGTAGATTCTCATAATCGTGGAAATTTTCTTGAActtgtcaaatttcaaggagaattGTCTAAAGAAATTGGTGATATTATCTTAGATAAAGCATCTAAAAATGCCAAGTATACATCACCATCAATTCAACAGGAGATTCTAAAAATTATTGCCGATCTTTTGCGAAGCAAAATCCGTGATGAAGTAAGGGATGCTAAATTTTGTATTCTTGTTGATGAAGCAGTTGATGAATCTCATAGATCACAAATGGCTATTGTTTTGCGATACGTAGATTGTGATGGGTTTGTTAGGGagatattttttgaagttgttGGGGTTGATGATACTAATTCTTTGACTTTGAAAACACATATATGTATTATCTTGACACAACACAAGCTTTTGATTGAAAATATGCGAGGTCAAGGATACGATGGTGCTGGCAACATGCGGGGAGAATGGAATGGATTACAAGCATTATTTCTCAAAGATAGTCCGTTTGCATATTATATTCATTGTTTTGCTCACCGGCTGCAACTAATGCTAAAGAG ACACTCTCAATTGAAATCAATTCGAGAAGATGAAATCATTGATTTGATAGAATCTGGAGAACTTGGGATTGGTACGGGAGTTAATCAAGCTAGTACTTTGCAACGACCTGCATCTACTCGATGGAGTTCACATTACGCTTCTGTTAGTCGAGTTATTGAATTGTTTGGTTCAGTTTGTACACTTCTAAAAGATTTCATGGGGGGAAGTCTGCCTTTAGTATACGTGCGGAGGCTAAAG CTCGTTATGTTGAAG CTGATGGATTTGAATACACGATTTACTGAGCAATCAATAGAGCTTCTCACTCTCTGTGAAGCCTTGAATCCCAGTGATGGCTTCAAATCATTTTCTGAAAGTgctatttattctttaattgataaattttatCCCAATGATTTTTCCCAAGATGACATGAAACATTTGAAGACTCAATTGGATCATTACAAGCTTGACGTATTTGAGGATCCGAGGTTTAAAGATGTTGATTCTCTTCCTAAATTATGCCTACTACTAATTGAAACAAAGAAGTcgaggatttatttcattattgaTAGATTGATTCGTTTGGTCTTGAATCTTCCAGTTTCCACTGCTACAACTGAGCGAGCATTTTTAGGGATGAAACTTCTCAAGACACCACTTTGCAACAAAATGGAGCTGGAATATTTAAACAATGCAATGGTTTTGTATATTGAGAGAGAGATTGCTCATGACATTGATATAGATTACataattgatatatttgatcttttgaaaaatcgaaGGTTGCGACTAAAGTAG